The Panicum hallii strain FIL2 chromosome 5, PHallii_v3.1, whole genome shotgun sequence genome contains the following window.
ACTGGGTGTTAAGCACGAACGGGTAGCAAATCCTTGGGCTTACCCCTGACCAACGTTCTTGGCATGCTTGCCAAGACTAGCTTCATTTGAAAACCGTGTCGACCAGTTCACTGATGGCTCATCCGTGTTCCAGAGATGCATCACAGGCCAAATTAATAAAAAAGAAATCTCCAGCTGTATCTACTATTACATAGTTTTGCCTTCgcaaaaataaaataatgcataaTTTGTTCATGCGACAGTAACAGGCTTCCTTTTGCCATCTACTGAACGCTGCCACCATCAAGTACTGTTGTGAAGTACCGACGGcaagtctttttttttttgaaaatcaAGGAGCTTCCATTGATTAAAAGCAGCAGTACTGTAATTAATGTCCTGACGAGGGTGCTTCATATTACAAGAGCAAGAGTCCTGCTTCCCACATTCATGTGCAGCATACAAGATCGACTAGCAAAAAGGAAAGTACACCCAGTAAACCTCCTGCTAAGCGCCTTCATATCGTTGAGAATTGGAGATACTTGGGAACGTTGGCCCTCTAGGATTGCCCATAAACTAATCAACACCTGACGACAATCAGTTTCTAAAACCAGATGCTGATGGAACCCCTTGGATCAGCAGCAAACTGCAGTGCATTCCTTCCTTGCATGCCAACGCCTCGATTATCCATTGTGAAGAGCGTTAAGACGACGACAGTACCGGCCTAAACCATCTTGCACGACGAGCTCCGTGGAAGTCTCTCGTGCGATCACGGAGCACCATGATGCCCACTGCACCGACGACATGCACCTGGCCACCTGGGCTTCTTCGAAGCAGTAAAAGTAAACCGTGCGTGCTCAACGATCGGAATTAAGCTAGAATCGCCGGCGTTGAATTACCGTTTCCACTTCCGCTTTGTATATTGTGTACGGATTCTGCGAGCTCTTCGATCGACCCAGCTGTTTTTTCGGCCTTGATTTCCTTGTGACCTTGGGGCCGCGGCGAGTTTAAGAATGCAGGTCGGCTAGAAGCGTGGGATCGTGTCTGCGGATCGATGGACGATGGTGAGCTAGCGATCGGGAATCGAGTGGGGCTCTGGCCGTGCTTCCACATGATCGAGAAGCTTGCTAATCGTACAGCATGTGGGGTCAAAGAGGCTGAAATCACGGAGGCCCAGCACGGCGGGAATCGATCTCGAGATCCCGATGGTTGCCGGTGTGTGTTTAGCTACGAGCGCGCTGCACCTCCACCTGCGCTTAGACTGGCGAGCGCGTGCgtagggaaggaagaaaagaaccGTGCGAGCGGGATGAACATGCTTGCCATTTCTTTTGAGAGGAGTAAACGCGATTCAGCCATTCAGGTGCTGACGAGATGCATGGTGGGGAACTGGGAACCGTACCCGTCCCGTCTGAAGAGCCACGGCATGCGTGCGGATCATAGGTGGTGCCAACAATGACGGTGACTGACCACACGGGACGGGAGCCTGCATGCGTGTCCTTCTAGTTGAGTTGAGCGCTTGACACTTGGCAAGCTAGAACCGCCGGATCAGGGAGGTATTGGGACTTTGGGAGTGTTCAACAGGCCGCCATGGGCCGTGGCGTGCTGAGTAGAGGACTAGATAGGTCTCAGGTCCTCCCTCTATTGGGCCGTCATGGGCAACGGTGTCATGAAAGAATATTTTTTTCATGACGGCGTGGTGGCTGGCCCGCCCCGCTTTCACCACCCATCTTGCGCTGGAATTGTTGCTCGGGGTAGGAGGGACGACCCATCATCCATCAGGCCGTTATAGCGCGTGGGCCGGCCGCCGACGAGATGGACGCAGCTCTGCACAAGCAGGCGAGCCCACGGACTCCACGAACATGCGTGGCGCGACCGAGAATATTCGGCCCagcctccgcggccgccgcccggaATCCGCCGTCTTTCTGCTGCCCTTGCCCAGCCGGCGGCAGCCGGCAGGCGCGCGCGTTCTCTTCCCTCGAGGTTGACCCGGCCGGATTAGCGCCGCGATTTCCTCCGCGCGCTCGTGCTCCCCTTCCCCCCTGCCCGGTGCGTCTGCCGCTCACCCTGGTGGTGCGAGACATGTTCCAACTTTGCGACCTCTAAAAGAAATCTTTTCAATTCCTCTCTTTGCTCCCGGGGCGTTTCCCTTTTGATCTCCTTTTCCAGCCAGCGGGTCGACCAGAGAGTGAGATGAGCACTCCGCCCGCCCTGTGATGACGCGCACGTTtgcgagggaggcggcggcgaagccGGGGTGCCGGGACCAACGGTCAGAGTCAGACAGCCTAACATTTTCTGACCTTTCTGCGTCCACCATGCTTCCACAGGAGGTCGTTCCTTTCGTTCCCCTGCCCGACTCCGCCAACCATGGCCGTTGACAAAAGCTCGCCCCGTCCCTCCCGGGCGGTCAACGGGACCCCGGCAACCGATAGATCCATCCGGAAAAACATATCAACTCTAGAGTGACTGAAAATTCCACCGACGCGCTGACACCGCCTGTCGTCGCATCCGGCGTTGGCAACGCGTGGCTCGTCCGGCGGGCACCCCGAGCCCGAGCTACCGACGACGCGAGACCGCCGACGCGCCAACGGACGCCTGCCAACCACAGGACGCGCGGCCGGGCGCACGTCACCAGCTAGCTCGAGACCAGACCGTGGCGGGCCGCGAGCAGCGACGTCGTCGTCGTAACTTTTGTCAATGAATTCAGGCAGGCGGCCAGAAATCTGGTCGCTGACAGCAATGGGGGGCTCGGCCGTGAGGACAGCCCccctcgtcctcgtcctcgtcctcgtcctcgtcctcgcGCCCGACGGACGGAGGCCGGACCGGAACGCGACGGACCCGGGCGTGGGGGACGGGGACGGCGCGTACGACGAGGGAGCTTTTCGGCAGGCCGCGACGGCGTCGCACGCCGCAGCAGCGTACGTACGTGCCCGCGCGTGGTCTCGCGCCCGACATGGTCCTGGGAGTACGTGGGAGAGACCGATCGATGGTGACGCGTGGTTTTTGGATCGAGTTCGTGGCTGTACGCTAGCTACATTGGCGGACGCGGAGAAATCGGGtggctcttcttcctcctttccctacttcatttcttcttcttcttcccgtgCACCCATGGCCAAAACTTGAAGAGGAGCCCCCAAGGGGTGGTGCTCCACCGTCTGCACActgttttgtttttgtttttaaCAAAACACTGTGTGCACACTGGTACAAGTACGGTCAGAGCTAGCACACGCGGTTCACACTTGCCTCTCACGCTGTCCTCACTTGCCCTGCGGGCTCTGGGGTCTCCAGAGCCGCTCTCGGTGCCCTCACCGACACTGGACTGCACGCAACAGGGGGCGGCAACAAGCCAAGTAGAATGGCTGGAAAGGCGTTGGAGCCATGCTAGCGGCTACTGTGCGGCAGCGGACAGCGGAGAGAGACCACGGATCGACTTTCCAGGCCACCATTATTCCGCTACGCTAAGCTTGTGGCCTGCTGCTTGGTTCCAGATGAACAGATCCCCCTCGGCCTCTCCGGCCACGCACGCCAGTGAAGGAGCCAAGGAGGCCCGCCCCCCATGCTCCTCCTAACCTTTTCCTCCGTGCCGATGCATGTGCGTTGCGCGCGCGCACGTGAAAACGTGGCGCACTGAAACGGAGGACCCGGCGAGCTAGCTGCTGATCACGGCTGGTGACACGGCTTCCAGCTAATTTCCCTGAGGAACCCGGCGCATTGGTAGTGCAGAACTAGCATGGGTTACAGAAACGTGTCCACGACACAAACGCGTGCCTGAGAAAGTCACGAACGAAACACAGATCCTTCTTGGAGGAAGAAGACGGGGGGcgaagaaaataaaattaacggGCTACTCGACGTGGCTGCGGCTCCGAGCATGGAAGTGGCGGTCACGACTCGGTTGACTTTTGGGCACCAGAAATCATTGGCCTGGTGATTGGTGAACATTGACATTCGGAAGGAGCTAGGGGAGGAGTGTTCCATCGTACACGGACATGCCTACGCTTTGTTTTGTCGATCCCGTGCCAACTGCATATATACGCGCAAGCTACTTTTAATTAGCTCTTCGCATGAGAAGCGTTATGTTAATCAATGCAACGTCCATACACTAATTCAGAGAATAATTATGATTTTTCTATTTAGCTTGCATGCTATAATTAATTTACACGCAAGGAGGGAACATTTTAGACTGGCAAAAAAACCTACTTAGAAACCTAAAAATAGCTATATTATATGATAAAATTTAAATGGTAGAAGTAGCTATATTCTGcgacggaggaggaggagtttGCACACGGTGTTAGCATACAACTGAACTGCATTTCCTTGGCCCTTGATGATGGGGCTCTCTGAACAAGGGCATCCACCTCCCTGTCCCTTGCCAAGCCAGCTAGGTATCCAAGGAAATCTGAAAACAAAGCGTCGGTGGGGGTGGTGATTCCCCATTCCCCAATCAACCATTCAGCGGCCGAAGGAAACCGAACCGCGGTCCCGTTGGTCAAACTGAAGATCCGTTTTTCTGCCCCCAAAGGACGGCGACGTGGTCTAACAGTCCACGGGAGGAGATCCCAGCCGCAGATGCCTGGTGCCTCTGGTTAATCCGCCACGATTACCTGCGGAATTTTTTTTTAAAGGAATGATTACGCAATGATGGGCCCGGCGCACGCACTGTCGCGCGGCGAATTTCACGGCTTGGCGGGTGCCGGGTGCCGGCGCCATTCAGAACGGCCCGTCGCGCAAGGGCGGTGAGGAGGACCGATCGGAGATCCCCAATCACATCGCACGGCCGTGGATGGTCCTCAGGATTTCAGACCCCAAACTCCAGATCATTCCTCGCCTTGCATCGGTACGTGCGTGTGGTATCATTCCCCACCAACCGGTTGCCCCCAGCACGCTTGTGCAGTGCCGGGAGGCATTCAGGCATTACGTGCTGCTCATGCCATCTAAGCATGTGtaaccggccggccggccaacCATCTGCACGCGTCCATGCCTCCATGGATCGATGGAGTTGGAGTGGTACTAGCAACAGGATTAGTGCGGCTCTCGACCTCCTGTTGTAGTTTATAAATGAGTGATGTTTTGGATGTGTGCGGACACTGTCTTTAGAAAACAACTTTGACTAGTGCGTGTTGTTATAAAATACTGTAGTAGATGCTAACTTGGCAGGAAAAAGAAATGCAATGGACTTATGTTTCGGGACTAATTTACTAACTTTGACCATTTGAAATTAACACAAAAAAGGAACTTTTAATTAAAATATTAGAATAGTTAACCGTGTTCAAATCGTGCGTTTCCGGAAACACACCGTGTACGCGCAGGGGAACCTAGACACCTTACTCGTTCCCAGAGAATGTTTGGTTCCCGGGGTTTATTTCAAATCCTATCACATCGAATGTTTCAATGCCAATTAGAAATACTAAatataagctaattataaaattaattgcataagTCTAGGActtattcacgagatgaatctattaaatctaattaatccataattagtatatatttactgtagcgtTGCATGGGCTAATCACAAACTAATTaagtttaatagattcatctcgcgaataaatttattttatcattaatttatatttaacaCTTCTAATTAAAACGGGGCTTAACCGCTATGCAACCAAACACCCCCTTATATGCATCCAGAGCGGAAGGTGAACCGGGCGCATCAAGAATGCAAACACGCGCGCACGATGCAATCTCCGCGGCAAGGAGATTCTCTCGCTCTGGCtgcatttttttctttttgtttgcGCAGGTCTCAGAGGTCAGGGGCCAGTCATCAAATCAAACCACGTCCTCCCCGACTTGCCTTGGGAGCGCGAGATGCTCCGCTCCTCCTCGCCCCTCGCCTGCTGTCATCCGCGCGCCACCGTGCGCCTGGCCCAGAGCTCACGTTGCCCCACGCGCTCGCAGCTCAGGGCGCCGCGTGCCTCGTGCGCCGGCGCCAGCCTACCTGTGATGTAATTCCGACGTTGATCAAGATTCAAGATGCTTTCCCCTGCGGCAGcttttaattaatttttttTGTAGGGCCTTTTAGTTAATTTTTTTCCCAACTTGGATCGACTGGTGAATTAATTTTTTGTGGGGGATTAAGAATGCTGCCCCTCACCGAGCACCCCCGCCAGGCCGCCACCTTTGCGCCCGTAATAGGAAGATGACAAAGTAGGAGCACGGAGTTACTGTAGTAATTAGTAAAGTACTAGACTACTACTAGTAGTACATTTGTACGGGATGATTGGTGTGACTTTACGATGATTAAAGGGAGGAGATGGCAAAAATGCTTTGCCCTGATATAAAGTGAAGTTCGAGCGAACCTTTCCTGTTTTCTCTAGGTGTTTTGGCATATCAGGTTCCTGAAAAACTTTTCTTGGATGCCAGGTAATAGATTTATCTTTTTTTCGAAGGAATTTACCAACAAACCTCTAGAGGAACCATTTTTTAAACTAAACCTCTTCTGGGGACTGAATTGTAATTTTTAGCACAGGCGTGGAACTGCACAAACATAACTAAATATTGGCGCCCATTGCACTAGTTTGTTCTAGTGACTCGTTTACACTACACATCAAGGACGGAGCACATTGtgacaagaaaaaaaaagttttaTGTGAAAGTCATTAGAACAAATTTATCACAAGATGAAGAGTGTGGGGTGTGTCAAAGGGGAAAATATTGGGACAGAGGGCAAGAAATGCCAAAGCCCAAAGTAGATTTCCCCTAGGTCAATGCGCCATCTCAAACACCAGAAGAGGGGAAAAAATCCTTTCAAAGAGGAAAATGTTACTTATCTTTGTGCTGCACATATAGTTGTATGTATCCAAGTCTACATCATGTATACTAACTACTCACTAGAAAAGCTTATTGATCGTCCAAAGCCCCTCCTAGAAACACACCAACATTTGTTACATCATCGATCTAAGACCAACAATCTAAACCTTGTGCACTTTGCCTGCCATGTCTCATGATCATGCTCTCCACCCTTCAACCCTCACCTGATCACTTAAATCAGCCATCCAATCCGATCGAAACGTGAGAGAGAACATATAAGCTGCTCTAAATTTCTTTTTCTCCTGCCATATCATACATCTTGGTCGGTCGATTCCTGCTTGCTACGTACACGGACATaacccaaaaagaagaaaagaaaacaaaagagGATGGATGAACACATGCACTGCGATGGCAGCTTAGTTGGCGCTGGCGCTGGCCTTCCTGAGGTGCGCGATGGCCTTCTTCAGCGTCGGCCGGAACCTCTTCATGTCCAGCCGCACGTCCTGCTTGTCGAGGTAGGCGCCCTTGAGGGACTCCCACCCCTTTTTCTTGACGCCCTCCGGGTCGGTGAAGATGACGTGGTCGCGCGGGTACTGGTCGATCAGCGTGCTCTCCTCCGGCGTGATCCGGTACTCGAGGTAGCGCAGCCCCATGTCCCTGGAGGGCCCCCGGAAGTAGCCGGCCACGAACTCCAGCCCGCCCAGCGGCACCACCTGGATCACCACCCCGCCAGTCGGCACGAACACCATGTTGGTCAGCCCCGCGCCGTGCACGCCCATGATGGCGTCGCAGCTGTTGGCCAGCTCCGCGAACGGCGCcacctcgtgctccccctccgaCACCACCACCTCGAACCCGACCTTCTCCGCGCCGCGAACGATCTCGTCCGTGTTCACGAAACGCCGCGTCCGCGCGCGCGCGATCAGCAGCAGCCGGGGGCGGCTCCTGCCGGCCGTCgcgttggcggcggcggcggcggcgggccaggCGACGTCGCGCGGGAGACCGTAGGTGGTGCGCAGGAACTTGGTGAAGTCGAGCATGGAGTAACCGttgggcgcgcggctcgggtcgATGCTGAAGTCGTCGTGGTTGGTGAGCCCGACCTGGACGTGCCGGAAGCAGTGCACTCGCGGGTCGTGGTCCAGGTCGATCGGGTCGTAGTTGGAGATGCTCTTGAACACCGGCAGGAACTTGCCCACCCACCACATCTGGAGGTCCGtcaccagcagcagcacctCGCCGGCGTACTGCCGCGCCGTCAAGAACAGCGGCAAGATCACGTCCGTGTACGCGTGGAAGTAGTTGCCCGCGTACCCGCGGTCCGAGAACACCAGCGCCGGCACGTCGTGCCGGTCCGTGCACGCCGGCGCCTCGCCGGACACCGACTGCACCGTCACCTCGCGGATGAAGCGCATCGCGTTCGGGTCCGCCTTGCGCGGGTACGGCTTGATGCGCCACGACTCCTCCCGGAAGGTGCGGTCGTCGGCGCCGGGCGGCGCCACCAGGGTGATGCTGGCGTTGGCGCCGAGCACGCGGACGTCGCCGTCGAGCTCGCACCAGTCGATGCGGCGGTTCGACGTGAGGTCGCACAGCGGCTTCCACTCCCGCGCCGGCGTCTCCGAATCTTGCAACCATTAAAAATTAGATAAGCACGTTTGCTTGTCAGCAAATCATGGAATGACCGGCTGGTCAAGAAACACCAAAAGAGTTGTTTTTTTAATAACCAAAAATAGAGCTTGATGACGGAGAACAGAGTTCATGGTAGACCACCCTACGGAAGTATGATAGGTCTAGAAAAGGAGCAATCTATCAGCTATGGGAATGGGATGCTGCTGCCTACGTTGCTCTCATCTCAAGAAAGGGGAAGAAGACGAGACACAGAGGATAGAGAGTGAAACAAAAGCAGTGGTCCAAGACCAAGAGCGGCAGGACCATCGGGTCCTGCGTTGAGACTTGAGATAGAAGGCTGCAAAAATGCGCGTAAAAAAAATACACTACTGGTAGTCTGACCAATCTGCATTTTGCATCTACATGCCTCGCGTCCTGAAGAATTGCAAGGAGTGGTCTTTTCTTCCCACACTTGGGTTTCAAGTTTCAACTTCAATCTGACTTAACTGCTTACTGTAATTTGAAGAGGGAAAGAAGAAAATTACCCCAAAAGATAAGAGGAATCAAGAGGATACCTGCTTGCTTAACCTCTGGAACAGCTGAAATCTGCTGATCAGCAAGAGCCTTGACCTCTTGAGCAGTAGGAGGAATCTGCTGAACTGGAGCAGGGAGAATGGCACGATCAGAATGAACCACAGAGGGGGAGCTGCCATTGCCGCttccggcggcagcggcggcggagtcATCGCTCTTCTTGGAAGGAGGCTCAGCAACAGCTTCCTGAAATTGCAGCTCCTGGTCCTCAAGAACACCTGACGACCAAGAACACACTGCTTGTTAGTAAATCCTGCATTTCCCCTTCCCCAGACGGggaaacaaacaaaaaaaaaacgaaAAGCAGGCATCTATCTTGCTTAGAAGTGGTTAGTTGGAGCGATTGCTTTCCCACCTGATTCTTGCGTGCTGTTCGCGGCTTCCTCTGACGACACGGGAGGAAGAACGGCGGCCGTGGCGTCATCGTCCTTGGCAGGAACCTCACCCTTGCCGGCAGGATTCGCGGCCGCCGCGGAGGACGCATCAACGCCGCCCGCGTCACCGCTGTCCCCCACGAAGGTCCCGTCTCTCCTCGTGTCCTCCAGCGGCGCATTGCGGCCGGAATCTGAGAGGGAAAAGAAGTTAAAGCCATTTagaaaaggagaagggaaaATACAAATCTTTATCTGATTGGGCTTTGCGTGCAGGATGGTGGAAGTACGGGGCACACGAGACCAGCTCGACCCGACCCCCATGGATGGGCGAGCACAGACCAACCAATCTCGAAGTGATTGGTGCCACCTTGCCGGCAGCGGCGGTGTTTACCTGGCCCCGAAGAGGAAGCATTGCCGTCGTCTTTCTCGAGCACCTCGGCCCTGCTCCCCGCCTTGGACAGTGCGTTCCGGTCCTGCACGCCCAAATCTGAACGGAAGGGGAGGAAGAACGGGTAGGTCGTCAGGTTCGTCGTCGGTTATTAGTGCAGTAAGCCTATGGTAATAATGTCGGTAGTTCTCTCTGTACTTGGAGATCCCAGGGATTAGCTGACGGCTCACCTAATTGCTGCTTGGAGgtgtcggcggcggcggtcgccggCGAGCCAATCCCAGCCGCGTCCGTGGAAATGGGGTTGACTGCTGGAGCAGACAAGACATTCAGAGAGATTCGGGAGAGCTCGCCACGGGAAGGGCGAGAGAGGGAAATGCGGATGGACTAGACGGAGCTGCGCTTAATCCACCGAGCGGATTGGAGC
Protein-coding sequences here:
- the LOC112895774 gene encoding uncharacterized protein LOC112895774 isoform X1, coding for MGMDGGGGKLPYSYAGVGHQDGKLVKSFSRVEPRKFGMGLVAGFLLVTCAYFSTAKFDAIHIAMTVNPISTDAAGIGSPATAAADTSKQQLDLGVQDRNALSKAGSRAEVLEKDDGNASSSGPDSGRNAPLEDTRRDGTFVGDSGDAGGVDASSAAAANPAGKGEVPAKDDDATAAVLPPVSSEEAANSTQESGVLEDQELQFQEAVAEPPSKKSDDSAAAAAGSGNGSSPSVVHSDRAILPAPVQQIPPTAQEVKALADQQISAVPEVKQADSETPAREWKPLCDLTSNRRIDWCELDGDVRVLGANASITLVAPPGADDRTFREESWRIKPYPRKADPNAMRFIREVTVQSVSGEAPACTDRHDVPALVFSDRGYAGNYFHAYTDVILPLFLTARQYAGEVLLLVTDLQMWWVGKFLPVFKSISNYDPIDLDHDPRVHCFRHVQVGLTNHDDFSIDPSRAPNGYSMLDFTKFLRTTYGLPRDVAWPAAAAAANATAGRSRPRLLLIARARTRRFVNTDEIVRGAEKVGFEVVVSEGEHEVAPFAELANSCDAIMGVHGAGLTNMVFVPTGGVVIQVVPLGGLEFVAGYFRGPSRDMGLRYLEYRITPEESTLIDQYPRDHVIFTDPEGVKKKGWESLKGAYLDKQDVRLDMKRFRPTLKKAIAHLRKASASAN
- the LOC112895774 gene encoding uncharacterized protein LOC112895774 isoform X2 → MGMDGGGGKLPYSYAGVGHQDGKLVKSFSRVEPRKFGMGLVAGFLLVTCAYFSTAKFDAIHIAMINPISTDAAGIGSPATAAADTSKQQLDLGVQDRNALSKAGSRAEVLEKDDGNASSSGPDSGRNAPLEDTRRDGTFVGDSGDAGGVDASSAAAANPAGKGEVPAKDDDATAAVLPPVSSEEAANSTQESGVLEDQELQFQEAVAEPPSKKSDDSAAAAAGSGNGSSPSVVHSDRAILPAPVQQIPPTAQEVKALADQQISAVPEVKQADSETPAREWKPLCDLTSNRRIDWCELDGDVRVLGANASITLVAPPGADDRTFREESWRIKPYPRKADPNAMRFIREVTVQSVSGEAPACTDRHDVPALVFSDRGYAGNYFHAYTDVILPLFLTARQYAGEVLLLVTDLQMWWVGKFLPVFKSISNYDPIDLDHDPRVHCFRHVQVGLTNHDDFSIDPSRAPNGYSMLDFTKFLRTTYGLPRDVAWPAAAAAANATAGRSRPRLLLIARARTRRFVNTDEIVRGAEKVGFEVVVSEGEHEVAPFAELANSCDAIMGVHGAGLTNMVFVPTGGVVIQVVPLGGLEFVAGYFRGPSRDMGLRYLEYRITPEESTLIDQYPRDHVIFTDPEGVKKKGWESLKGAYLDKQDVRLDMKRFRPTLKKAIAHLRKASASAN